From the Telopea speciosissima isolate NSW1024214 ecotype Mountain lineage chromosome 9, Tspe_v1, whole genome shotgun sequence genome, the window ACACCTTCCTTATTTTTCTGTGTCTCACTGTCAACTCTCAAGTGTCAATCTGTCTGTTTCGGGTCCTTCGGACGTGTTCGTGAAGTAAAGCACAACAGATCGTCACTGTTCTCAGGTTGACCCACCAGGCATTGACCCGTGGACTACTATTGCCAACAGAGCTTTTCTAGAACTTTATTAGATTTAAATATACAGaaggaatcaaaatcaaatcgaaattaAGGGAAGCATGAAACTTGAAAGTTCTTCTCTGCTCGAAGAGACATAGCAGAGAAGAGCGAAGGGAAAATGTTGGGTTTTCACAGAATTGGGGTTTCTCTTTCACAGGAAAACCATGCCCCTTTATCTCCCTGGTTTACCTCTAAAGAGGTTCATTTCGACTGCGAGAAGAAACACAGCCACTACCCGAATCAGGGTTTACTCTTTGAACAAGACGATCAAAGGCTTCTCAACAATTTCTTGAGCAGTCGCCACCGATTCACCTGAGACTGCGATGGTGGCCGAGGATTTGATTCCTAAAAGGAAAATTCTGCGGACGAACAGGAAGTCGTTCTTCCCACCAACTCGAACTACTTGATGTCACCTAAACATTTCTACTATCTACGGGTCCAAATATACTTTGAAGTCTGTGTCTTTGTATTGCCATTTAATTAAGCCCCAGAAGAGGAACTTTATTTTCTTGGTAAAACTTTTGCAGAGTGAGGCAGGTGGAGGGTTCGTATTTTGGCATCCAAAGGGTGTGATAAGAATACACAGAGAACATGTTTTCAGGAAGCTTACATGGCTTGTTAGCGTAAAGAGGTTTCACTCAGGTACTCTTCTGCCCATTTGAGGCTCAAATACAGGATGGCTTCTGGGGTTACAGAACATTTGATGGGATATGGTTCTGCTAGAACAAAAATTTGTGGTATGATCTAACAAGGATGTTCTTGAATTACAGAGATTAATTACTTTCAACCCCTTTGCTGGATGATGCACACATATTCTGCTTAAAGCATCAGATCAAGGATGAAATTAGAGTAGTCCTAGATCTAACTGTAGAGATAATTGCTAAAAGTTTGCAGGCCAGTTCTCTACAATAAGCTACAATTTTCTGAAACTGCTTAACTGAATCTCATTTCACATCATTGGTGCCGCATCTTATCTTAGGTCAGCTTGGGGCAACTGAGACCTCTCCAGAGTCCTTTTCTTAAATGTTTACTCTCAGAATGAGAAGTTGTTCTACTCCTTTTTCACAGGCTGTTATGATCTATGAAGTGCTAAATCAACCTTCGTAAGGAAATTGATTCTTCTGATAGCCTTACCCAACATGATGCAGGCCCAGACCGACCATGACTCAACAGTGAGCACCCACATTCTTGCATTGTACAACTCATGGCCAATCCATCAAAGGCTGAAATGGCATGTCACCATTTCTAGCAAATAAGCTACTCTTATTGCAATCTTTCCCCAATTTGCAAGTTACCTCATATTTGATGAAAGTCTTAAATTTTCATTTAATCTCGGTGGAGCTCGATTATTTCTTGAGTGGAACAAGTATGACGAATTCTTTTAAATAAGGGGAGAATGATGCATACCCGGTCAAGGTCACTTGAACCACCGAATAATTATTAGAAGATCGACCCGTATTCAAGTTCATCAAGAGCTCAAGTCCAACCCAAGCCCTAGTACTTAGACTTGGCCCATAATGCAAAACAAACCTATGACTAACATTTCTTAGTCTTTATTATGCAATATATGGATTTAATTTCAAGTATAAAAGTTCAATTGGAATCAACAGTTGAGATATTATagtaatttttagggttttctctatTAGCCTATAAAAGGCCTAGCTATGTTGCTTGTAAGAAGTAAGTTTTGATAATACAAAGTGCTAGAAGCATTCCTTTGAACCTTGAAAATTTCTCATTGAAACCTAGGAGAATTTCTCACCATCCTTGAAGTGTTGATGCTTTCTTTGTATTACTTGCTTTCTAGAAGAGTTGCAACACTCTTGATGCTGCTAAACATCTTAGAAGAGAGGTGTTTCAGTCTCCATACTTATCCGTTTataaaaaatatccaaaagaaGATACTTTGTTGTTTTCATTTCTAGAATTCGTCCTTACATATACCCTATCTTCACGGACAGTTTTCACCAACCTGCAAGCAGAATCAGAGAAAACTTTGTTCACAAAAGTTGTAGTCTGACGAGTTTTCTTGCTTTTTGATTTCAAATCAACTAATTACGGCTTATATCTACAAAGTTATGTCTATTTTTCCAAGCTTGTGCGGTTTTGAAAAATCCTGAATCCGAGTTCAATCTTATTGGAGCTTATTTCTATCACTCTCCCAATCCGAGTCCAGCAGCCTATCTTAAGGCTTGCATCACAGCAGTTTCAATGTTTGATCAATGAAAGATTCCTCATTGGTAGACATGGATCTCTTTTCTGTGTTATCCATGCCTGGTGTAGGAACATTTACTATAAATATTAGGAGATTGAAGCAATGGCTGCTATCAACATGGTAGCTAATATATATGGAGAATCCTATCTGTTGATTTTTGTTgacatttatttctttttcattttgacCAACATCATGGAATAATGTCTTGGATTGCCATTAGATGCATTATGTCTCATGTCAGATTGGTTCAAGTAATGTTTAACACTTGCTCTCTTTTTAGCTGCAATTTTAAAGTCAggcatttttttgttgttttgatgCATTAACATATACCATTCTTGATGAACTAATGTATTCCTCTTACTGATGTCAAGAGGTTGATTTTAATTTGCCAGATTGGTTTGTTATAACTTATGTCAATTCTAACTCAGAGAAGAGGCACCAATATCCTTGTAGAGCATTATCCTGGTAATTTCCTGCTATAGCTTTCTCCAATCCACGCTCGTGTTTTATCTGCTGCTGACAGTGAAGTATGTAAAACTTCCATGATTTAACTTATCAGGCATCTTTGCATTTCCATGAGAATATCTTTTCTGTCCTTATTTTGAAGCACATAATGTATGCTTCTGCAGCTTCATTACTTCAGTGAGGTGCAAAAAGGCTGAAGGATAATGGTATCCAGGCTGAAGCTTGCCATGGTGAGAGCTTACCAAATCTCATAAGAGATGCAGAGAAGCAGAACATCACATTAAAGGTAGTTATGGTTCCCTGGAAGCTAAAACCCAAACTGTTACAGTTAGACCTGGGTTTGGTGGAGAGCTTGGTAGCATTGCCGTTGATGATTTTATACGCAGAATCAAGTCTACAGTGGAGAACAGAACTTCAATTTAGAATACATCTTTTCATTGAAAAAACTGACCTCGACTAACAAGAAAATCCTGGAGCATCGTTGTTCTTATCTTTAAGCTTATTTATGCATTGATGAAATTGTAAATAGATTGGAAATATGGCATATGTGCATCTGAAAATTAATCAAAGACACagtaaaagataaaagaacctTGCCACTTTGAGAGTACTTGCTGCTTCAATTTCTAATTATCTGTTTAGCTACTTATTATCAACTGGATGATATCCTCTGGATAGAGACCTAGAGTAGATTCTTAGAAGGGTATTCATGTTAATGACACCAAGTATTGGGGTTAAGGCTTCATTGAGATGGGATGAAATCATTCAGATGGACTCTTCAGACAGGCTAGTAGCCATAAAGAGTGGAGCATTTGATGAATTCCTTTGATCTTCCTATTACATGAATCAAATCTTACAcattgggggaaaaaaaagccaaaaactaTAGTACTTATTAAGGATGTACAAAGAATGGCTGCCTGAAGGTATAAGCCAATAGATTCTATCAAATGCAATGAGAAAATATGATTTTGTCTGTTTACAGCTAAAATGACCCCATTAAGCCTGCTCTCTGATTTGCGAcaacttttttttatgatacAGAGATATTCAGAATGTCTTTTGctttctctcccccccctcccccccccccctccctttctttctttcttttcctccattttgttggggggaaGGACAGGCCGACAGGGCTTGGTGTATCATGTATGGTACAGTGCTTGTTCCCTACACAAAAGACTTACTGAAGCTGTTGTATGTGTTTATCTGTCCCAAAGACCAAGGCACCTGCAAAAACCCAGTTGCAGAACACATTAATCTTTTGATAACTGTTTCAAATATAAGGTAATTAATAGAGATAGTTATGTGATTTTGCTACTTTTCTACACAGAAATAAGAGAATCACCTAGTGTAGGCATTATGAGGGTTAGAGCAGCAATTCCAGCTATTTTAAGTGGCAACCCAACCTTGAACATATCTTTGATCTCTATGTGCTTGGTTGCAAATCCTACAGCATTAGAAGGTGTACcagttgggagaaagaatgcaaACTGGGCACCAATTGCTCCAGGAACCATAAGAAGAAGTGGGTGCAACTTCATTGTCTTTGCTAATTGGATGAGGATCGGAATGACAAGAGTGGTGGTGGCATTGTTTGATGTGAATTCAGTGATAGTCCCACTGATGAGACACACAGCAGGGGCAATGGCAAGGTAAGGAACCTCTTCCAAGAAATCTAAGCTTTTGGATAACACATCTGCAAGGCCACTCTTCCGAAAGCCATCGGCAATGGCAAAACCAGCACCAAGTAACAAGATCATACCCCAGGGGATCTTCTTGCATTTGTTCCAGTCCATTAACTTCTCTCCCTGTTGCTTCTTGTTAGGAATAATGAACAATAAAGTTGCCATCATCACCTGCATAAGTAACTGTTGTTACAAATCTATCTAAACTTACCACTCTATTAACTGTTCAAAAGAAGGATCTCAGCAGTTAAAAGACTCAGAAATTGGGGTGCGTGTAATGGGTCTTTCATGGGTACTTACACTTGCAGTTCCATCACCTGCTAGTCCATTGAAAAGAACACCCCATCCTGGAATGTCAGCAGTTATGCTCCTTGTCATCCACAAAACTATAAGCATCtgcaaccaaaaaacaaaaacaaaaaaaaaaaaactgagaccAATCTGCCCAAATCAATTAGTAATTATTAATCCATTCTTGCTTTGTTATAAAAATATGGAGATGCCTGGAGTATGGAGGAAGGTTTTCATCTCTTTTAATATCTCTTTGTTTCTTGGCAAATTTCTGTCAAATCTCCTAAACTAATTTTATATTTACCCAAATTTTCTTATagaatacttcttttttttatttcctcaatAAAGAAATTGGGGACAATTTTCATGCAGGGTTATGTAagccgtgcatgtgagagggtgggagttttgAGTCTTAAATAAAGCATGGGGTTTTTTGACCTTTTTCAACTCATGTAAGAGGGGACACAATCATGCACACTTACTTGCACAACCATGTATGAAATCTTTAGCCAAAGAAAATTTTCACCTCTTCTTTCCTAGCTTTTTAAAATGTTTACAGTACCCTCACTGGCACatattcatgtttttttttttccatttcactCTTAAATCTATCTTCTAATGACCTAACTATGTATTACATAATTTTTTATGCTATAGTAGCCCTTTAATGCTTATATTGTATCCTAACATCCACATGGCCGCCCTTAATCAAACAAGGTGTGATTAATTTATGTATGCAAATTGATCAATTTTATAACACATTTCCTATCTATTAGTTaatttacaacaacaacaacaaactcagccttatcccaacttaatggggtcgactacatggatctaaacaaaacaaagtCAAGAAAACTGAGttataaccaagaaagagaaggaaaaatgaaaaaaatgaaatagatagaaaaatgaaatatgtaatatgaaagattaaagaaagtaagaggaaagaggcaccaATCTTATGCCTTAATTAATTCCTGATTTggtgaaattttttaaaaaatatgaagCATACGATTGAGAGTGTCCATGTACACATTAAAATTAagagaagtagttttctgtctgtgCCAcgctcccatgtgtctatctctctcctcctcaaaattagggggtagaggtgtcatgtcatataaaataaaatgataaaaaaaaaaacccaaattttaATGAAAACCAGTGGTAAAACCGACTAATCCAGGCGATCTGGATCAGTATCGGCTGATACCAGTACCGATATGTCAATCCCTTATCCCAATTCGAATGATACCAACTCCTCAAACCGTTCCCTAGACTGAAAATTAGAAGATGAGAAAATTTTCTACTTTTTTAGAGCATTGCATAGGTGGCATTTccacaatagagagagagagagagcttggaCGTACCGAAAACACAGCCAATATCGTCTTCTCTGCAAAAACCATTGGACCTGCTCAAACATTAATTTCCCAAAATTGTTACAATCATGGACGAAAAAAACCCAATTCAGAGATTTGATAACAGAAATAATCATAAACAAAAGTACCCAATTCATAATTTCGATTAAAACTTCAGAATCACtctaatcaaaatcaaaatcatcgTTAAAAAATTGGTTTCTGTTGAATTGATATGGCTTTGTTGGGGGCTCTGAACAGTTTACCTACCTAGCACTTCAAGCTCCTCTCTCAGCTGATTCTTGTCCaaataagaagaaagggaaTTCCCAGATCCAGAAGAACAGTAAAAGAAACAGAGTATAACCCACAAAGCGAAGAAGATGATCAAAGCCAGAGGAAATCCAAAGAAGAACCAGGTACTGAAACTGATAGGTTCTGCATCAGGGAAGTAACTCTTCCACATTCCAACCAATATGAGGTTAACACCAGTACCAGTCAACGTGCTCATCCCTCCAATTGCCACCGAATAGGTAACGCCGAGCACCACCGCTTTACAAAACCGACTGATATCGTCAGATCTGCCTGAATGTGTTGGAAGTCTCTGTAAAATTCCAGTCGCCACCGGCATCATCAGCACCGCCGCTGCAACATTGTGCATCCACATACTTACAAATACACTTGTACCACAAATCCCCAATAGTAATAGCTTTGGCTTCAATGGATCTCCGCAGAACAGCAACGTTATCTGTATTTcaaggaaaggggaaaaaaaaattaaggtcaACAATGGAGCTTAATTGATTAAATTCAGGTTTATTT encodes:
- the LOC122640229 gene encoding tonoplast dicarboxylate transporter, whose protein sequence is MDGNQEGASTSDDLKNPLLPIQEPTESLSPDIHWSLRSILTTNNLFILLGPLSCAAIKLFVELDGAKPGTSRDMLAVLAWIFLWWLTEAVPMPITSISPLFLFPLFGIASADDVAQTYMDDVIALVLGSFILALAVEHYNIHRRLALNITLLFCGDPLKPKLLLLGICGTSVFVSMWMHNVAAAVLMMPVATGILQRLPTHSGRSDDISRFCKAVVLGVTYSVAIGGMSTLTGTGVNLILVGMWKSYFPDAEPISFSTWFFFGFPLALIIFFALWVILCFFYCSSGSGNSLSSYLDKNQLREELEVLGPMVFAEKTILAVFSMLIVLWMTRSITADIPGWGVLFNGLAGDGTASVMMATLLFIIPNKKQQGEKLMDWNKCKKIPWGMILLLGAGFAIADGFRKSGLADVLSKSLDFLEEVPYLAIAPAVCLISGTITEFTSNNATTTLVIPILIQLAKTMKLHPLLLMVPGAIGAQFAFFLPTGTPSNAVGFATKHIEIKDMFKVGLPLKIAGIAALTLIMPTLGALVFGTDKHIQQLQ